In Acidimicrobiales bacterium, one DNA window encodes the following:
- a CDS encoding alpha/beta fold hydrolase has protein sequence MTNPIGEGLAQTTAIEPDRVSVRDDDRQVSFAELDAIAGTIARRVLEAGPGCEYVPVVVDRSAASVMAIHGLIRSGHAAAIIEADVPPARIEHLLARLSHPELAVVARPELASLLPEDTSTICATDETDDPVGPQPVEADDPAMVLFTSGSTGQPKGVIHSWRTLAALHERRKTRQAERGLPGPRPLISPLGFAAGLTRLIEVSIGCTVVVKDPTQLQPVQLLEWFDTEGFESVALVPSLAIAAAAQWPAGRRLEHARLVTTHGEALTWEHVHSLRQVLRPDATIDAGYGASEAPGSAIRYLIGPDTPLGTGRVPLGRPADPEKLRLHPWGDDPGDPMEIVLRGNVALGYLGEPELSAQRFFVDEDGIRCWRSGDLASCNPDGDLVHRGRADEMVKIYGQLVEPAEAEGVLRSIPGITDAVVLPDRSSGHPRLVGHVAVEPGHPVRAGDAYQALIDELPAHTRPAILVRHDRLPLTDRGKVDRRKLAEEPPTPWRDRSTRRPQGGHEWFVVGQAHRILEREVGPDDDIWKLGLDSLKALELVSVLDELGEREIEIADLIELRTPAAIAAAVAEAPHERTSTAVTLVDRGDGTPLFIVPGGGESAIVYRSLAQELEGTHPVVVLEPQGMHVPSRPDTTLDQIVNRAVDQIIPRIGDGPAVVAGHSAGGLIAYAIGERLADQGQRCHVVLLDTAPNRPSGPRPRRRLAKLAAKARTHPLPSLPRAVLRRAAYEWRVRTAMRHAGRRPARTVADYRASARVRAKALRPYQPGPARFPVTIIQPHHSRAASRWQPLAPDLTVHEVGGDHRSMVEHPHATDVARHLGAVLSTPR, from the coding sequence GTGACCAACCCGATCGGTGAAGGTCTCGCCCAGACGACCGCGATCGAACCGGACCGGGTCTCGGTGAGAGACGACGACCGGCAGGTGAGCTTCGCCGAACTCGACGCCATCGCCGGGACGATCGCTCGGAGGGTCCTCGAGGCCGGTCCCGGCTGCGAGTACGTTCCGGTGGTCGTCGACCGCTCGGCCGCCTCGGTCATGGCGATCCACGGCCTGATCCGCTCAGGCCACGCGGCGGCCATCATCGAAGCCGACGTGCCCCCGGCCCGGATCGAGCATCTGCTGGCCCGCCTGTCACACCCAGAGCTCGCGGTCGTGGCCCGTCCCGAGCTGGCCTCGCTGCTGCCGGAGGACACCAGCACGATCTGCGCCACCGACGAGACCGACGACCCTGTCGGACCACAACCCGTCGAAGCCGACGATCCCGCCATGGTGCTCTTCACCTCGGGGTCGACCGGCCAACCGAAGGGGGTCATCCACAGCTGGCGAACCCTCGCCGCGCTCCACGAACGGCGCAAGACCCGCCAGGCCGAACGAGGCCTGCCGGGTCCCCGGCCCCTGATCTCGCCGCTGGGGTTCGCCGCCGGGCTCACCCGCCTGATCGAGGTGTCGATCGGGTGCACCGTGGTGGTGAAGGACCCCACACAGCTCCAGCCCGTTCAGCTCCTCGAGTGGTTCGACACCGAAGGGTTCGAGTCGGTCGCGCTGGTGCCCTCGCTGGCGATCGCCGCCGCGGCCCAATGGCCGGCGGGGCGACGACTGGAGCATGCTCGACTGGTCACCACCCACGGCGAGGCCCTCACCTGGGAACACGTCCACTCGCTCCGTCAGGTGCTTCGCCCCGACGCGACGATCGACGCCGGCTACGGCGCCTCGGAAGCTCCCGGCTCGGCGATCCGCTACCTGATCGGTCCCGACACACCCCTCGGAACCGGACGGGTGCCGCTGGGCCGCCCAGCCGACCCGGAGAAGCTCCGCCTGCACCCGTGGGGCGACGACCCCGGCGACCCGATGGAGATCGTCCTCCGGGGCAACGTCGCGCTCGGCTACCTGGGCGAGCCGGAACTGAGCGCCCAACGGTTCTTCGTCGACGAGGACGGGATTCGCTGCTGGCGCAGCGGCGATCTGGCCTCGTGCAACCCCGACGGCGACCTGGTCCACCGGGGCCGGGCCGACGAGATGGTGAAGATCTACGGGCAGCTCGTCGAACCGGCCGAGGCCGAGGGAGTCCTGCGGTCGATCCCGGGGATCACCGACGCGGTCGTCCTGCCCGACCGCTCCTCGGGGCATCCACGCCTCGTCGGCCACGTCGCCGTCGAACCCGGTCACCCGGTGCGGGCCGGCGACGCCTACCAGGCGCTCATCGACGAGCTGCCGGCCCACACCCGGCCGGCGATCCTGGTCCGCCACGACCGCCTGCCACTCACCGATCGCGGCAAGGTCGACCGTCGCAAGCTCGCCGAAGAGCCTCCAACACCCTGGCGGGACCGCTCCACACGACGCCCGCAGGGAGGCCACGAGTGGTTCGTGGTCGGCCAGGCCCACCGCATCCTCGAGCGGGAGGTTGGCCCCGACGACGACATCTGGAAGCTGGGACTCGACTCGCTCAAGGCGCTCGAGCTGGTCTCGGTGCTCGACGAACTGGGCGAGCGCGAGATCGAGATCGCCGACCTGATCGAGTTGCGCACCCCCGCCGCCATCGCCGCCGCCGTGGCCGAGGCGCCCCACGAACGGACCTCCACCGCGGTCACCCTCGTCGACCGGGGCGACGGCACGCCCCTGTTCATCGTCCCCGGGGGCGGCGAGTCGGCGATCGTGTACCGCTCCCTCGCCCAGGAGCTCGAGGGCACACACCCGGTCGTGGTGCTCGAACCGCAGGGAATGCACGTCCCCAGCCGCCCCGACACCACGCTCGACCAGATCGTGAACCGCGCCGTCGACCAGATCATCCCCCGCATCGGCGACGGCCCCGCGGTCGTCGCCGGGCACTCGGCCGGCGGCCTCATCGCCTATGCCATCGGCGAGCGCCTGGCCGACCAGGGACAGCGATGCCACGTCGTGCTGCTCGACACCGCACCGAACCGCCCCAGCGGCCCTCGTCCGCGCCGCCGGCTCGCCAAGCTCGCCGCCAAGGCCCGAACCCACCCACTCCCGTCCCTACCCCGCGCGGTGCTGCGCCGAGCCGCCTACGAGTGGCGTGTCCGGACAGCGATGCGTCACGCCGGTCGTCGACCGGCCCGAACCGTGGCCGACTATCGAGCCAGCGCCCGGGTGCGCGCCAAGGCGTTGCGCCCGTACCAACCCGGTCCCGCACGCTTCCCAGTGACCATCATCCAACCCCACCACAGCCGTGCCGCCTCGCGCTGGCAGCCCCTCGCTCCGGACCTCACCGTGCACGAGGTCGGCGGTGACCACCGGTCGATGGTCGAACACCCCCACGCGACCGATGTCGCCCGCCACCTGGGTGCGGTCCTCTCGACCCCGCGGTGA
- a CDS encoding glycosyltransferase, protein MRPNRPTGRTYIVVTRWTGHRLHYVRLLASASLDRGRPVTVLLPDAATASPEYQVHLGDLDPLDRELLADSNVAHAVRRASELAGTEDLVVFPDGDAALAPLALHSLTRRLRTRTSVLLMRTPTRGVPWQLRSLAVAMAKALLVRVARPPISIRQLTDSLRFGQPHPLFGSVSPVPDPVATTHWPTRAEARRTLGLDPDAFIVLAPGVMRANKHPTLILDAWQRSPLHHRRGVRPLLVLAGNQHPRQRAGIEDRARHDPTIETHDRYLPTPELEAYIAAADGVVLVSASESPSGTLATAIAAQRPILVSASNRSKALVDHHGIGVTCDANQEALARGFDQLHQLAPIEQWPRSAPVEAFTTPLLEPDE, encoded by the coding sequence GTGAGACCGAACCGCCCGACCGGTCGGACCTACATCGTGGTCACCAGGTGGACCGGACACCGGCTTCACTACGTGCGGCTGCTGGCATCGGCCAGCCTCGATCGTGGCCGACCGGTCACGGTCCTCCTGCCCGACGCCGCGACCGCATCCCCCGAGTACCAGGTCCACCTCGGCGACCTCGACCCGCTCGACCGTGAGCTGCTGGCCGACAGCAACGTCGCCCACGCGGTGCGGCGGGCGAGCGAGCTGGCGGGAACCGAAGACCTGGTGGTGTTCCCCGACGGCGACGCCGCCCTGGCCCCCCTCGCCCTCCACTCGCTCACCCGCCGCCTGCGGACCCGAACCAGCGTGCTGCTCATGCGGACCCCGACGCGTGGCGTCCCGTGGCAGCTCCGCTCGCTGGCCGTCGCCATGGCCAAGGCGCTACTCGTGCGCGTGGCCCGACCCCCGATCTCGATCCGACAGCTCACCGACTCGCTGCGCTTCGGCCAGCCGCACCCGCTCTTCGGATCGGTCTCCCCAGTCCCCGATCCCGTGGCGACCACGCACTGGCCGACCAGAGCAGAGGCACGGCGAACGCTCGGGCTCGACCCGGACGCCTTCATCGTCCTCGCTCCGGGGGTGATGCGGGCCAACAAGCACCCGACCCTCATCCTCGACGCCTGGCAGCGGTCACCGCTGCACCACCGGCGCGGCGTCCGTCCGCTCCTGGTGCTCGCAGGGAACCAGCACCCCCGCCAACGGGCGGGGATCGAGGATCGCGCCCGCCACGACCCAACGATCGAGACCCACGACCGGTACCTGCCGACCCCCGAGCTCGAGGCCTACATCGCCGCCGCCGACGGCGTCGTCCTCGTCAGCGCCAGCGAGTCGCCGAGCGGCACGCTAGCCACCGCCATCGCCGCCCAACGGCCGATCCTGGTCAGCGCGAGCAACCGCTCGAAAGCCCTCGTCGACCACCACGGCATCGGCGTGACCTGTGACGCCAACCAGGAGGCGCTCGCCCGCGGGTTCGACCAGCTCCACCAGCTCGCCCCGATCGAGCAGTGGCCTCGGTCCGCCCCGGTCGAGGCCTTCACCACCCCGCTCCTGGAACCAGACGAGTAG